One part of the Streptomyces nigra genome encodes these proteins:
- a CDS encoding peptidase — protein sequence MSKQKRTAALATAAALAGSAVLLAAPAARAEVVDVDYACKTPIGDKSAVSPIDIKGVRSGSGYRITMSWQKGVSSSPVELGKGAMSPSATIKVGGADSGTLKVTGPANQEAIPANTPIKINDLTGTYTPGKSGKVTFTAGVLTIKALGTTTTCTPTNNPGPSLTLDVKAAGGGGAGATSGGTSSGGSSSGGDSAAGLPRTGPEDSAIALGTLGATVLLTGAAGALWLTRRHRPAGR from the coding sequence GTGTCGAAGCAGAAGCGAACCGCCGCGCTCGCGACGGCCGCGGCCCTGGCCGGCTCGGCGGTGCTGCTGGCCGCCCCCGCGGCCCGGGCCGAGGTCGTCGACGTCGACTACGCCTGCAAGACGCCGATCGGCGACAAGAGCGCCGTCTCACCCATCGACATCAAGGGTGTCCGCAGCGGCTCCGGTTACCGGATCACCATGTCGTGGCAGAAGGGCGTCTCCTCCAGCCCGGTGGAGCTCGGCAAGGGCGCGATGAGCCCGAGCGCGACCATCAAGGTGGGCGGCGCGGACAGCGGCACCCTGAAGGTGACCGGCCCGGCCAACCAGGAGGCCATCCCGGCCAACACCCCCATCAAGATCAACGACCTGACGGGCACCTACACGCCCGGCAAGAGCGGCAAGGTCACGTTCACCGCGGGCGTGCTCACCATCAAGGCGCTCGGCACGACCACCACCTGCACGCCCACCAACAACCCCGGGCCCTCGCTCACGCTCGACGTGAAGGCGGCGGGCGGCGGGGGAGCGGGCGCCACCTCCGGGGGCACCTCGTCCGGCGGCTCCTCGTCCGGCGGCGACAGCGCGGCCGGGCTGCCGCGCACCGGCCCGGAGGACTCGGCGATCGCCCTCGGCACGCTCGGCGCCACCGTCCTGCTGACGGGCGCGGCGGGCGCCCTGTGGCTGACGCGGCGGCACCGGCCCGCCGGCCGCTGA
- a CDS encoding ATP-binding protein, with product MSTTRPFSPGDRGPEPSGASGVSGAAAPAPEGSSGGSAAAEASTGGSAPPLAPVEPAQPSGGRQVRTLDFADQSGVVPLARDFARQALYAWGWLPAASADKRAAAEDVLLVVSELVTNACLHAEGPDRLLIAWDNKVIRVEVADKGTGQPAPRTPHRAGRPGGHGMFIVQRLCLDWGVQRTPGQVGKTVWAELGAPA from the coding sequence ATGAGCACCACCCGGCCTTTCTCGCCGGGCGACCGCGGCCCAGAGCCCAGCGGCGCTTCCGGGGTGTCCGGGGCCGCCGCTCCGGCGCCGGAGGGCTCCTCGGGGGGCTCGGCGGCCGCGGAGGCGTCCACGGGGGGCTCCGCGCCGCCCCTGGCGCCCGTGGAGCCCGCACAGCCGTCCGGTGGGCGTCAGGTCCGCACCCTGGACTTCGCGGACCAGAGCGGCGTCGTCCCGCTCGCCCGTGACTTCGCCCGTCAGGCGCTGTACGCCTGGGGCTGGCTGCCCGCCGCCTCCGCCGACAAGCGGGCGGCCGCCGAGGACGTCCTGCTGGTCGTCTCCGAGCTCGTCACCAACGCCTGCCTGCACGCCGAGGGCCCCGACCGGCTGCTGATCGCCTGGGACAACAAGGTCATCCGCGTCGAGGTGGCCGACAAGGGCACCGGCCAGCCCGCCCCGCGCACCCCGCACCGCGCGGGCCGCCCCGGCGGACACGGCATGTTCATCGTGCAGCGGCTGTGCCTGGACTGGGGCGTGCAGCGCACGCCGGGGCAGGTCGGCAAGACCGTGTGGGCGGAGCTGGGCGCACCCGCCTAG
- a CDS encoding STAS domain-containing protein: MDRGTVGSAQSGRLLVEVREEGSSAVVTPVGELDHHTADLLREPLEECLTKGFSRLVVDCSRLEFCDSTGLNVLLGARLKAEAAGGGVHLAGMQPVVARVFEITGAEAVFTVHDTLEDALADGSAGSG; encoded by the coding sequence ATGGACCGCGGGACGGTCGGCAGCGCACAGTCTGGCCGACTTCTGGTGGAGGTTCGCGAAGAGGGCTCCAGTGCCGTCGTGACCCCGGTGGGTGAGTTGGACCACCACACAGCCGATTTGTTGCGTGAGCCACTCGAGGAGTGCCTCACGAAGGGCTTCAGCCGGCTGGTGGTCGACTGCTCCCGGTTGGAGTTCTGCGACTCCACGGGTCTGAACGTCCTGCTCGGGGCGCGCCTGAAGGCGGAGGCCGCCGGCGGTGGCGTGCACCTGGCCGGGATGCAGCCCGTTGTCGCGCGCGTGTTCGAGATCACAGGTGCCGAGGCGGTCTTCACGGTCCACGACACCCTCGAGGACGCCCTCGCGGACGGGTCCGCCGGCTCCGGCTGA
- a CDS encoding RNA polymerase sigma factor SigF: protein MEDIMSPRLDASHTHVATSAPRPEHLDPIERGDVPAELALGQDLAHDFAPDDVLADLPDIPPYAEVGPVDARALSKTLFERLESLEEGTHDHAYVRNTLVELNLALVKFAASRFRSRSEPMEDIIQVGTIGLIKAIDRFELSRGVEFPTFAMPTIIGEIKRFFRDTSWSVRVPRRLQELRLDLAKAGDELAQKLDRAPTVAELAERLGLSRDEVVEGMAASNAYTASSLDAQPEEDDAEGALADRIGYEDNGIEGIEYVASLKPLIAELPPRDRKILSLRFVAGMTQSEIGEELGISQMHVSRLLSRTLVRLRKGLTIEE, encoded by the coding sequence ATGGAGGACATCATGTCACCCCGGCTCGACGCATCGCATACCCATGTCGCGACGTCGGCACCCCGACCGGAACATCTGGATCCCATCGAGCGCGGCGACGTACCCGCCGAACTGGCCCTCGGCCAGGACCTCGCTCACGACTTCGCCCCGGACGACGTACTCGCCGACCTCCCGGACATCCCCCCGTACGCCGAGGTGGGACCCGTGGACGCGCGGGCGTTGTCGAAGACCCTCTTCGAGCGGCTGGAGTCGCTGGAGGAAGGGACCCACGACCACGCGTACGTCCGCAACACGCTGGTCGAACTGAACCTCGCCCTGGTCAAGTTCGCCGCCTCCCGCTTCCGCTCGCGCAGCGAGCCGATGGAGGACATCATCCAGGTCGGCACGATCGGCCTGATCAAGGCGATCGACCGCTTCGAGCTCAGCCGCGGCGTGGAGTTCCCCACGTTCGCGATGCCGACCATCATCGGCGAGATCAAGCGTTTCTTCCGGGACACCTCGTGGTCCGTGCGCGTCCCGCGCCGACTGCAGGAGCTCCGGCTCGACCTGGCCAAGGCCGGCGACGAACTCGCCCAGAAGCTCGACCGCGCCCCCACGGTGGCCGAGCTCGCCGAGCGTCTCGGTCTCAGCCGTGACGAGGTCGTCGAGGGCATGGCCGCGTCGAACGCCTACACCGCCTCCTCGCTGGACGCCCAGCCCGAGGAGGACGACGCCGAGGGCGCGCTGGCCGACCGGATCGGCTACGAGGACAACGGCATCGAGGGCATCGAGTACGTCGCCTCCTTGAAGCCCCTCATCGCCGAACTCCCGCCGCGCGACCGGAAGATCCTCTCCCTGCGCTTCGTCGCCGGGATGACGCAGTCCGAGATCGGCGAAGAGCTCGGCATCTCCCAGATGCATGTCTCCCGTCTGCTGTCGCGCACGCTGGTGCGGCTCAGAAAGGGTCTGACGATCGAGGAGTGA
- a CDS encoding ricin-type beta-trefoil lectin domain protein — protein sequence MAGDDGTGPDREDPGHRIHADVSDARLAELLRGHTTTAYPALQELRARHHAHVLRYARLCAPDDALARQLAAEAVTSAARRTARGLDPGLPWRHHLLLLAARTAGTWATDERAAGLDPALLLLLRSTGPDGPTPSMLTAFSSLPDRTQGLIWYGIVEEEPPARTAALLGLTREDVTYGTGPALQQLARACLRTRLAASDDPDCPDFGRLIEESVRPDNPRDSADLRAHRARCPHCAAAHAELSALRDTPRAALAEGLLPWGGAAYTGGAAEGRTASVRAQRARPGRARESRPDRRQVVLVSAALGVAVLPLVLFLVAQAGSDAGDPAGAAASVPPVAVTSAVNEPTISSTSSPPPSRSASPSPSPSPSPSRKSPSPSKSSAPTKSPTAEAGPPSSSFAQVVNTGSGLCLDVGGAFFDGTDVITARCSGSRTQRWRVDRDRGVLQSAADPDFCLDSRGDTDRGVGIWDCDSVDGRNGRNLRFVVDGDGLIRPVIALGTALTPDGGVGDGLSLEPVGGGSGQRWRAGAA from the coding sequence ATGGCTGGGGACGACGGCACAGGCCCCGACCGTGAGGACCCCGGTCACCGGATCCACGCGGACGTCTCCGACGCCCGGCTGGCCGAACTCCTGCGCGGCCACACGACGACGGCGTACCCCGCCCTCCAGGAGCTGCGCGCCCGCCACCACGCGCACGTCCTCAGGTACGCGCGGCTGTGCGCCCCCGACGACGCCCTGGCACGTCAACTGGCCGCCGAGGCGGTCACGTCGGCGGCCCGGCGGACCGCGCGCGGCCTCGACCCGGGCCTGCCCTGGCGGCACCACCTCCTGCTCCTCGCCGCCAGAACGGCGGGGACCTGGGCGACGGACGAACGGGCGGCGGGCCTCGACCCCGCCCTGCTGCTCCTGCTGCGCTCGACCGGCCCCGACGGTCCGACGCCGTCCATGCTGACCGCCTTCTCGTCGCTGCCCGACCGCACCCAGGGCCTGATCTGGTACGGGATCGTGGAGGAGGAGCCGCCCGCGCGCACGGCGGCCCTGCTCGGCCTCACGCGCGAGGACGTCACGTACGGCACCGGGCCCGCTCTCCAGCAGCTGGCCCGCGCCTGTCTGCGCACCCGTCTCGCCGCGTCCGACGACCCCGACTGCCCCGACTTCGGCCGTCTCATCGAGGAGTCCGTACGCCCGGACAACCCGCGCGACAGCGCCGATCTGCGGGCGCACAGGGCTCGTTGCCCGCACTGCGCCGCCGCGCACGCCGAGCTGTCGGCGCTGCGGGACACCCCGCGCGCGGCCCTCGCGGAAGGGCTGCTGCCGTGGGGCGGTGCGGCGTACACCGGTGGCGCGGCGGAAGGGCGGACGGCGTCCGTCCGGGCCCAGCGGGCACGGCCGGGACGCGCGCGGGAGTCACGCCCGGACCGGCGTCAGGTGGTCCTCGTGTCGGCGGCGCTCGGGGTGGCCGTGCTGCCGCTGGTGCTGTTCCTGGTGGCCCAGGCGGGGTCGGACGCGGGGGACCCGGCCGGCGCGGCGGCGAGCGTTCCTCCGGTGGCGGTGACGAGTGCGGTGAACGAGCCGACCATCTCCTCCACGTCGTCCCCTCCGCCGTCGAGATCGGCCTCTCCGTCTCCGTCTCCGTCGCCGTCCCCATCGCGGAAGTCCCCGTCGCCCTCGAAGAGTTCGGCACCCACGAAGTCGCCGACGGCCGAGGCGGGCCCGCCGTCCTCGTCGTTCGCGCAGGTCGTGAACACCGGTTCGGGGCTGTGCCTGGATGTGGGCGGCGCCTTCTTCGACGGGACCGACGTGATCACGGCCCGCTGCTCCGGGTCGCGCACCCAGCGCTGGCGCGTCGACAGGGACCGCGGGGTGCTCCAGTCCGCCGCCGACCCAGATTTCTGCCTGGACAGCCGGGGCGACACGGACCGGGGCGTCGGGATCTGGGACTGCGACTCGGTCGACGGCCGCAACGGGCGGAACCTGAGGTTCGTGGTGGACGGCGACGGGCTGATCCGCCCCGTCATCGCCCTCGGGACGGCCCTCACCCCGGACGGCGGCGTGGGCGACGGGCTGTCGCTGGAACCCGTGGGCGGCGGCTCCGGCCAGCGGTGGCGGGCCGGAGCGGCCTGA